Proteins encoded by one window of Glycine soja cultivar W05 chromosome 15, ASM419377v2, whole genome shotgun sequence:
- the LOC114386803 gene encoding zinc finger BED domain-containing protein DAYSLEEPER-like translates to MEFNIPDSETQQNSRRRKKSTVWEHFTVKKDGPGCARAYCKRCQKSFAYLKDSKQSGTSHLKRHIALGICQKNLGILCSKTDANPPKKQARAKPCLAAISFDQERCNSKIAKMIILHDYPLHIVEHQGFIDFVRALQPQFNPLSFNAIQGDCVTMYLREKQNLLNLIDGIPGRVNLTLDLWTSNQTSAYVFLRGHFIDGDWNLHHPILNVFMVPFPDSDGSLNQTIVNCLSDWHLKGRLFTLALDKFFSNETLGKLRSLLSVNNPVILNGQLLSQNCYARVLSRLALDALSAMRESIDKVRESVKYVKSSKSIEGNFLNLRQQLQVPSTMDLLIDDQNKWDTIYHMLVAACELKEVFACFDASNPDFRTTLTLDDWKQVEKLCAYLKYLYDAANILTVQPYPTANVFFLEVSKLQVELTCAALSQDPFCSHLITPLQEKFDQYWRESCFVLAVAVVMDPRYKMKLVESTFAKIFGENADQWIRIVEDGLHELFLEYNIIQVLPFTATNDDEGNEAMIKTEPFQEFDGSLFAADDGLSDFEFYISDFTCNQQFKTELDEYLEEPLEPRVQEFDILSWWRINGLKYPTLSRLASDILCMPISTLSADAVFDTEIRKMDSYRSSLDSLTLEALICTKDWLQYKSLPINVPNALVKIEC, encoded by the coding sequence ATGGAGTTTAATATCCCTGATTCAGAAACACAACAAAATAGCAGGAGGAGAAAGAAATCGACTGTCTGGGAACACTTCACTGTTAAAAAGGATGGACCTGGATGTGCCAGGGCTTACTGTAAAAGATGCCAAAAATCATTTGCGTATCTAAAAGATTCAAAACAATCTGGCACCAGTCATCTCAAGAGACACATTGCTTTGGGAATCTGTCAGAAAAATCTAGGAATCCTGTGTTCCAAAACTGATGCCAATCCACCAAAGAAACAAGCAAGAGCGAAACCTTGTCTTGCTGCTATCTCATTTGATCAGGAGCGTTGCAACAGTAAGATTgctaaaatgattattttacatGACTATCCACTTCATATTGTGGAACACCAAGGTTTCATTGATTTTGTTCGAGCACTTCAACCCCAGTTCAATCCACTGAGCTTTAATGCTATTCAAGGGGATTGTGTCACTATGTACCTCAGAGAGAAGCAAAACCTATTGAATCTTATTGATGGGATTCCTGGACGAGTTAATCTCACCTTGGACTTATGGACTTCAAACCAAACATCGGCATATGTTTTTCTTCGAGGGCACTTCATTGACGGTGATTGGAACCTACATCATCCTATTCTTAACGTATTCATGGTACCATTTCCTGATTCTGATGGTTCCTTGAATCAAACTATAGTGAACTGCCTAAGTGATTGGCATTTGAAAGGTAGGCTATTTACCCTTGCACTTGATAAATTCTTCTCCAACGAGACTTTGGGAAAGCTGAGAAGTCTCCTCTCTGTTAATAACCCTGTTATCCTCAATGGTCAATTATTAAGCCAGAACTGTTATGCTCGTGTGCTTAGTCGCCTTGCATTAGATGCGTTATCAGCTATGAGAGAATCTATTGATAAAGTTCGGGAGAGTGTGAAGTATGTGAAATCTTCTAAATCTATTGAAGGGAATTTTTTGAATCTGAGGCAACAACTTCAAGTCCCTAGTACGATGGACCTTTTAATTGATGACCAAAATAAATGGGATACAATTTACCACATGCTAGTTGCTGCTTGTGAATTAAAGGAAGTTTTTGCTTGCTTTGATGCCTCTAATCCTGATTTCAGAACGACTCTAACATTGGATGACTGGAAGCAGGTGGAAAAACTCTGTGCATATCTGAAGTACTTGTATGATGCAGCTAACATTTTAACTGTTCAACCATACCCAACTGCAAATGTATTTTTCCTTGAAGTGTCCAAACTTCAGGTGGAGTTGACTTGTGCTGCCTTAAGCCAGGATCCTTTCTGTAGTCATTTGATTACGCCTTTGCAAGAGAAGTTTGACCAATATTGGAGAGAAAGCTGCTTCGTCTTGGCTGTTGCTGTAGTCATGGATCCAAGATATAAAATGAAACTTGTGGAATCCACTTTTGCTAAGATATTTGGTGAGAATGCTGACCAATGGATAAGAATTGTTGAGGATGGTCTTCATGAGCTGTTCCTTGAATATAATATCATACAAGTGCTTCCTTTTACAGCAACAAATGATGATGAAGGGAATGAAGCTATGATAAAGACTGAgccatttcaagaatttgaTGGATCTCTTTTTGCTGCTGATGATGGACTTTCTGATTTTGAGTTCTATATATCTGATTTTACATGTAACCAGCAATTTAAGACAGAATTGGATGAATATCTTGAAGAGCCTCTAGAACCCAGAGTACAAGAATTTGATATTCTGAGCTGGTGGAGAATAAACGGATTGAAGTACCCAACATTGTCTAGACTAGCATCTGATATTTTGTGTATGCCAATATCCACCCTTTCTGCAGATGCTGTTTTTGATACAGAAATTAGAAAAATGGATAGCTACAGGAGTTCATTAGATTCCTTGACTCTTGAGGCCCTTATTTGTACCAAGGACTGGTTACAGTATAAATCATTACCCATCAATGTTCCAAATGCACttgtcaaaattgaatgttag